The Nostoc sp. 'Peltigera membranacea cyanobiont' N6 genome contains the following window.
GATCGCTTGATAACCTTTCTCCAGGTTGGGTAATTAAAACCAACAATCAAATCCCCTTGAAAAATAACCAATCGCTTCCCCCTGGATCTTTTTTAGAAGCGATCGACACAAATCCAAATCCTAAACCTACTTCGGGAAATTTTGCAGTGTCTATGCGAGTTTGTGCCAATAAAAGCACGCAAACTCCAGCTAATACTAATAAACCAACAGTAACTACCTCAGTTCCACCCAATTTGAAACCTTTGCCGGAAACAGTATTGCTAGACTTATCCCAACTAAAACGCTTTGGTGTATCTGTTTTACAATCAAATGTACAAAATCCGTGTACAACCGTCACGCCAGCAACTCCATCATCCGACACCAGTCCAACTTAATCAAATACTCGATAAACTGGTAAAAACCTGGAATAATAACAGATATAACGAGAGTAAAAAACTTACAAGGTAAAAAAATAGAAACCTTTTACCTTGAAGAATTGTTATTTGAAATTATTTGTTTTAGCTTTTAGTTTTATGAATCCATGCCATCCCTGAATTTGGCGATCGCCCGTCTCCTAAACACTGGCACTGACAACTTCGCCATTTGGGTGGTCAAGGCTCCCTATCCGAGTGGCTACGTTTTGCGTGACTCTGTATGGCCTGTTGAACTCAATCAAGTTTGGCAAGAATGGCAGCAGATGTTTGCTGGCCATAGTCGCCTAGATATTTCCCCAAACTCCACATCTCAATCCAACCCATTCCCCATAGATTGGATTTCACCCCCTTCATCTCAGACTACTGGCCCCTACAGCAGTCGTCTGATGCAATACTTGGGAATGAATTTATGGCGCTGGATATTCGACGGGCAAATTCTCGGTAGTCTAGAACGCAGTCGCGGGATTGCTATGGGTCAGCATACACGTTTGCGCTTTCAGCTAGAAATTCGTGACCCGGATCTGATTGCTCTGCCTTGGGAAATTATGCAGCGCGAACCTGGTCAATCGGCGATGTCTCTTTCCCAAGATTTGCTATTTAGTCGTACCAGTAGCGAAGTTGACCCCTTACCTTATTTGCGAACCGATCAGGCTTTAAGTATCTTGCTAGTTTTAGGCCATGATGAAAAGCTGCAACTAGAACAAGAAGCGGCTATTTTACAGCAAAGTCTTCTAGATACACCTGTGGGTGGTAATTCCCAAAGATATGCACCTTGTATAGTAAATAAACTTATACAACCAACTCCACAGGAGTTGATTCAAGAATTAGAAACCAAAGCATACAACGTTTTCTTTTACGCTGGACATGGTTTGCCAGGGCCAGATGGAGGGTTACTATTTTTGCGACCAGACATGCCCTTGAATGGGATAGAATTGGCACAAGTTTTGACCCGTACAGGTGTGAAACTGGCGCTTTTCAACGCCTGTTGGGGCGCACAACCAGCTGCAATCAATCATCAAGCTATACCTGCCAGCAGTTTAGCAGAAGTATTGATTCGTCATGGTGTGCCTGCGGTTTTGGGGATGCGCGATGAAATCGCCGATCGCGAAAGCCATAGTTTTATTCAAGCTTTTACCGAAGCTTTGCGATCGCACAAACCAATTGATGAAGCCGTAGCACTAGCTAGGCAAGAGTTGTTGACACTGTATAAATTTAATCAACCTGCTTGGACTTTGCCTGTTCTCTACCTGCATCCAGATTTTAATGGCGAACTCATTAAGAATCTAGATGAAGGTATTACTGAACTACCAGATACAGCGATTCCTGATATGGGTTCCCTGCTTCCCACTGCTTCATTGCGATCGCTCGCTCCAAAAGGGAAAACCTGGTTACTGCGTTATGGAGTCACCCGCATCGGCCGCACGAAAGACAATGATATTGTCATCGCCGAACCATCTGTATCCAAACGCCACGCCGAAATTTTCTGCCGTAATACTCTTACTGATGCTACATTGGTACGAACTTATTATTTACAAGATTTTTCTACCTACGGGACAACCTGGTTTTTAGGGCCTAATGGCTGGCAACAAATCCTCCGAGAGGAAGTCCCTTTGAAATCGGGAATGCAGTTAAAGTTTGGAAGTGCTAGGGGTGAAACCTGGGAGTTTATTATTGAAGACTCCTAGTGTAGCCACTGCGTGGGTGAATTTTGATGTTGAATATCAGCTTTTAAAATCTATTTTTCCCGAAGAAAAAATCAACTGTTTTTGCGGAAATCTATTTTGAAGGATTGTAGCTGTAAATACCACCAAATAATCGGGAGACAATAAAAAATGGCTAAAAAAATTAACGGCTCAGACACTTTCTCTTCTTTACCATCTCAAGTAGATTTAGATTTATTAGAAGCGCTACTAGAACCAGACGATGCTACCTATCCCTGGAACCCAGCTGATGAGGAATCAGAAGCTTATTTTCAGGAATTAGAACAACAATTCGGAATGCAAGATTTACTAGAGGAAGAACTGACGACGCGATCGCAAGATTTTTATAGCAATCTAGATCCACTTTGGTCTAATGTCTCCCTCGCCTCAAGCCATCCTCATCACCCTCAACAGGCATTAGTGCTGAATCTTCAAGAAACACTCCGTACTACTTTTGCCGCCTGTGTCCCCCAAACATTGCTCAATACCATCGCCCAGAAAGCTGCTGAGATTTTTGCTGCCCAGCAATCAATGGGCGAACAACTAGTTGAGTGCGTTCAAACAGTACTACCAACTTGGGGAACAGAGGATCTTTTAGTCTTAGCTCGTCCTTTTGCCTACGCTATGCGGAGTAGCGAATCGAAAAACGCGGCATCTGCTATCAGTAGTCTTAATAATAGCGAATGGACAGCTTTATCAGAAGTAGAGAAAGCAAAGGTTAGTTTAGCGATCGCTTTTTATGCTTTTACTCAACTCAACCAGTCTCAGTCTGAACTATAAACTAGGGGACAGGTGACAGTTAATAGCTAACGGGCAATAGAAAAAGTAGAGAAAGCTATAAATTTTCATCATGCGCTGTTTTGGCGTAGCCCGCGCTTTGTACACACTCTGTTTAGAGCCATCTCTTGCAAAGATGTTGATTTAGATTACGCAGAGGCAGAAAAAAGAGTCGAAAATCAAGACTTTT
Protein-coding sequences here:
- a CDS encoding CHAT domain-containing protein, which translates into the protein MPSLNLAIARLLNTGTDNFAIWVVKAPYPSGYVLRDSVWPVELNQVWQEWQQMFAGHSRLDISPNSTSQSNPFPIDWISPPSSQTTGPYSSRLMQYLGMNLWRWIFDGQILGSLERSRGIAMGQHTRLRFQLEIRDPDLIALPWEIMQREPGQSAMSLSQDLLFSRTSSEVDPLPYLRTDQALSILLVLGHDEKLQLEQEAAILQQSLLDTPVGGNSQRYAPCIVNKLIQPTPQELIQELETKAYNVFFYAGHGLPGPDGGLLFLRPDMPLNGIELAQVLTRTGVKLALFNACWGAQPAAINHQAIPASSLAEVLIRHGVPAVLGMRDEIADRESHSFIQAFTEALRSHKPIDEAVALARQELLTLYKFNQPAWTLPVLYLHPDFNGELIKNLDEGITELPDTAIPDMGSLLPTASLRSLAPKGKTWLLRYGVTRIGRTKDNDIVIAEPSVSKRHAEIFCRNTLTDATLVRTYYLQDFSTYGTTWFLGPNGWQQILREEVPLKSGMQLKFGSARGETWEFIIEDS